DNA sequence from the Paenibacillus azoreducens genome:
CAGAATATGCGCTCCGAGGAAATAGGCGGGGCCAGCGGACCAGGCATGGCAATGGCTCCGGGTCAGTATTCTCGGATCTTTGAAATATCCGCTCCATGGGTACATCTCCCAACACGCCGTGGCGCCGTTTTCGATCATAATGCCATAGCTCTCGCGCATATCGTTGACCATGACATCCAGCCGTCCCATCCGGGCTAACGCTTCGTAATAAAAGAAGGACATAAACGGGCTGCCGATCTTCACGAAAGATTGCGGCGGATCGAGAATATAGGACTTGAGCTTCTCTAACCGCTCCCCCTCCGCCACATCGCATAAATGAGCCGCAACTTGCGTCTGGGCGCTAAGCGTTTCGGAGAAGCTGCCGTCACGACGGATACAATCGGCATACGCCTGCCTCGACTCATCCCAAAGATGCGCATTGATCGAGGTTTTCAGCTTTGCGGCTTCTTCACGAAAACGCTCGGAGCTCTCCTGATCACCGGCAATGGTTCCGATCTCGGCTGCATGATTGAGCGTTCTGTACAAAAACATATTCTGTGGGGCGACCACGCCTTCATTCGGCTGCTCAAATGGAGCCCAGTCCAGCAGGTTCCAGCCGTCAAACGCAAACAGTCCCTTATCGTCAATATGTTTCAAATATTGTTCCATCGTCCGTTTCACGTGAGGCCAAATCTCCTTCAGAAACGAATCGCGCCCGGCATATTGATAATATTCAAGGCATGCCGTCACCCAAAAAAAGGTCCAATTCGGGATGACGCTGTTCCAGCCGCTTGGCACCTGGTCAGCGTACAGCGGCGTTTGGAAATCGGAGCCCGGCACAAGCTTCAGGCAGCGTTCGACGATTTCTTTTGCGCCAAATGCATAATAACCGACCAGCGCTTCATTTCGGGCATCGCCGACCCAATAGGCCTGTTCGTAAGCCGGACAATCAACGAACGTATCCTCCATGCACAGCCGGGTCGTATCCCGGCTGATTCTCCATATTTCATTGAGCATCGCGTCACTGCTGCGGAAACTGCCGATATTCGCCACCGGGAAGTTGCTCTGAATCATCTTCACCTCGAACAGCCGGACGGGCCGGGAGGCGCCTCGGGCGGTCAATGCCAAATAGCGCAGCCCGCGCCGGATCAACGAGGTATAGACCTGCCTCCCCTCTCGGCAGCGATAGCGGAGCGTATTATCCAACTGGTAAGTGTGCTGCCGCCATCCATCCTTCATAAACTCGAAGCCATACAGGTCTATCACGGTCCCGCTTGCGGCGTCCAGCTCAAAAGAGATATATCCCGACAACTCCCTTCCGAAATCAATGACAATTTCGGTATCCATGCCCTGCAGCACGGGCAGGACGGCCGCATCCGGACCTGCAGTCACGGCATGCTGCAAAGACGCAGGCATCTGCTGCACTGTTTCGGCCTTTTTCCATACGCAAGCCGCGAAGACATCATTGCGATTGATGAATGGAGCATCAACAGAACGTATCCAAGCTTCGAACGGCTGCAGGCCGGAAGCGGATGCAGCGTGTCGAATCGCTTGATAGGCCGGATGTTCGCGGTTCAAGGGTCTCGTCGGCTGGTGATCAATGATCGCCACCGCATCAAATGGGCCGACAAGGCTGAACTCGGGCGGATAAGGTTGCGCTGCCGATCCCGCAGCCTCGACCGCACTCGCCTCCGACTCCTCCCCCGACGATACTCCGGTCGCCAATGCCTTGGCCTCAGTCACATCTATGGCTTGCAGCTGGAAAGGAACCTCGCAGTCAAAGCCGATATGGAAACCATGCCCGTGGCTCACGCCGGTCACGTCCAGCAGGAGGAAATGTTCTCCCGCTTCCAAGAATACGTTCAGATAACGCTCGGGCTCTTCACCGGTATAGTCCTCTGATTCGTATTGGTGCCCGTCGATGCGAATAACAGGAGCGATGCGCCCCGAATCGGGAATGCCGATCGTAAAAGGGGCCGACTCCTCCAGCATCATCCTTGTCGCCAAATATCCGCAGAATGCGATATTATTGGCATGATAGCCGCTGTCCGGCGACATCATGCCGTACAAATCGATAACCGCACTCCAGGCAGGAGGCTTCACGCCGTGCAAACTCTCCACCCTTGACGGATAGACAGGTTCCTCCGTCAGGTAAGGAATGTCCCTAGGAACCAGCTCCGTCCATGGCTTCACACCAACGGGCCCGATAACCGAAGCTTGCTCCCAGCCGCTGTCGTCATATGCGGCGGTGACCCATCGGCCGTCCCATTTCCCGGCATCCATGATTTCCGTAAAAGCTATCTGACAGGAAATGCGCGAGGAATTCGGGTCATGTCCTTGGTGGATGGCTGTTTTCCAAGAGGCATCCGAGACGATGCTCCAATCGATAGGATTTGAACCGCCAGAGGCAAAACCTGAATCTGCATTTTGCATATCCAGCTGAACCAAAAGCCCCCCACGGCCTCGTATGTATTGAAATGTAGAGATGCCGTAATGCATGACCAGCACCGCAATGACCGTTTCTTTTCCCGCTTCCAGCAGATGGCTGATCTCATATTCGTCATAGGCCCAAGCGGATGGCCACGAGCGGACAGGCCCCCGTCCAAGCAGCTTGCCGTCGATGTACAGCACATACCGGGAATCGGCGCTAATTCGTAATTTGGCGGAACGAACGGAACTCCCCGAAGTGAAAACGCGGCGGAAACAGCGCCATTCATTCCGGGGGCTCGGCTCGCCGGATCCCCAAATCCAGGAAGCCTTCCATTCCGGGAGTACGGATTGATTCATGATATAAATCCCCTCTCCAATTTCCTTTAAATGATAGATGCTCTTTGAATAACTCTATTATTCATCAGCACCATTCATGAGTGAAGGGTAATTCTAACTAACTCTGAAACAGATTCAGGTTCCAACTGAAGTATTTAAATAAAGGGAATCGCGGAGTTATAATCAGAATGAGATAGGTTTACGATTTGTGGCGAGGACAAGTTTTTCCAATGCGTATAAAAAAGAACGCCTCTTCTCCCATTGGAGTAAGATGCGTTCTTTGCATTATGGAGTATCTAATATTCCCGGCATTTCTATGGTCCCTATGGGAATACCTGGCCCCCACTCTTCCAGGCTATTCCTTTTCTAGTTATTTCGCCTTCAATACCCGCATCGCGTTTAGTACCGCAATAAGCGTGACCCCAACATCCGAGAACACCGCTTCCCACATTGTCGCAATCCCAAATGCGCCCAAGAGGAGGAAGATTGCTTTAACCCCCAGCGCAAAAACAATGTTCTGCCATACAATCGAGCGCGTGCGCTTTGCGATATGAATCGCCGTTCCGATCTTGGAAGGCTCATCCGTCATAATGACCACGTCCGCCGCTTCGATGGCGGCATCCGAGCCCAGACCGCCCATCGCCACGCCGACATCAGCTCTGGCGAGTACCGGCGTATCGTTGATGCCGTCGCCCACAAATACGATTTTTTCTTTTGCGGATTTCTTGCTGTCCAGCTTCTCGATCTCTTCCACTTTATGCTGCGGCAGCAGTTCGGCATGAACCTCATCCAATCCCAGCGAGCGGCCAACCGCTTCGCCAACCGCCTTGGAATCCCCTGTCAGCATAACGGTTTTCTTGCCCATCTGCTTCAGCGTGCGGATCGCTTCCGCCGCATCTTCCTTCACTTCATCCGAAATGGTAATGTATCCGGCATACCGGCCATCCACGCTGATATGCACCGTTGTTCCGGCAAGTTCCGGCTGTTTGAAAACTATAGATTCCTTATCCATGAGTTTGGTATTTCCGGCCAACACGGCTTTGCCGTCTACTTGCACCTGAATGCCATGTCCGGAGATTTCGTTATAGCTTTCTATCCGTCCTTCATCCAACTCCCTGCCATAAGCCGTACGGATGGATTCGGCAATGGGATGCGTCGAATGAAATTCGGCGTAAGCTGCAATCTCCAGCAGCTGTTCCTTATTCATTCCCTCCAAGGTTGGACGGATATCCGTTACCTTAAAAGCGCCTTTGGTTAATGTGCCGGTTTTGTCGAAAACAACATATTTGACATCATTTAACGCTTCGAGATAGTTGCTTCCTTTGATCAGGATGCCCGCTTTGGAAGCCGCTCCGATCCCGCCGAAGAAACCAAGCGGAATGGAAACGACCAGCGCGCAAGGACAAGAGATAACCAGGAATATAAGTGCTCTGTATATCCAATCCGAAAAGGCTGCTCCGCTGATTACAAGCGGCGGCACAAGCGCAAGGAGAACGGCCACGATCACCACGACCGGCGTATAGTATCTGGCGAATTTCGTAATAAAATTTTCGGTCGGAGCTTTCTTGCTGCTCGCATTTTGGACCAAATCCAAAATTTTCGAAACCGTCGATTCTCCGAAACCTTTGGTTACTTTAATGGTCAAAACGCCGTTTTTGTTGATAAATCCGCTTAATACATCGTGTCCTGTTTCAATTTCGCGGGGAACGGATTCGCCGGTCAAAGCCGATGTGTCCACCATCGAACTTCCTTCGACTACCACACCGTCGAGCGGTACCTTTTCTCCCGGTTTGACGACGATATAATCGCCGACCTGCACTTCTTCCGGAGCCACGCGTTTCGTATCGCTGCCCACTTTCAGGTTGGCAAAGTCCGGACGCAAGTCCATCATAGCGCTGATGGATTTGCGGGAACGGTTGACGGCAATTCCCTGGAACATCTCGCCGAGCTGGTAGAACAGCATAACCGCAACGCCTTCCGGATACTGGCCGACGCCAAATGCGCCTATGGTTGCGACCGACATCAGGAAATATTCATCGAATACCTGACCCCGGATGATATTTTTGACGGCTTGAAGCACGATATCCGCGCCGGCAACCAAATATGCCGCAAGGAAGATCGCAAGCTCCACATACGGGCCGGCATCGATAAGCAATCCAGCTGCGGTCAAAGCTGCGCCAACAACTAAACGGATCGCCATCTTTTTCGTTCCGCCGCTACCATGATCATGAGCATGAGAATGTCCTTCCGCTCCATGGTCATGTCCGTGTGCATGGCCGTGTTCGTGACCATGATCATGACCGTGTTGATGGTCATGGTGACCGCCTTGTTTCTTATGCCCTGCAGATGGGTGGTCCATCACTGTAATATGCGGCTCAAGCTTTTTGATTTTCTTTTTCACATCGTAAAGCAGTGCTTCATTTTCCTCATCCGTTTCATAGATTAACGTCTGCTTGACGAAATTGACGGAGCAGGAACGAATTCCATCCATTTTCTTGACGTTGTCTTCAATTTTCATTGCACAATTGGCGCAATCCAAGCCGTCCAACACGAGTTCGCGTTTCACTCTTCCGGTTGCCTCAGCCATCTTAAACAGCCTCCGATCTAAACTGCGATATAATATGAGCATATGTTCATATGTGACTTGTTAAGCATATTATATTCACTTTACCGGGAAGATGTCAATGCACTCTCTCCTAAAATTAGTATCATCGGCAAAAAAAACCGCGTTTATACGCGGTTCATGCAGAATTATGTACATTGGGATTCTTTTTTCTCAAGGATTACTTTCATGATCAAAGCCATAATGGCCATGAACAGCAAGATAAGCTGCATCCCGCCAAGTCCCAGCCATAACGCTTCTACCGATTCGTCCACAAGCGATACGGCAAACAAGCCGATCGCTGACCACATCACGGTGCAAACCAGAAGATAACTGCTGAAGATCCGCTCCCGATGCCGGAATTGATAGACAACGACGGCTGCTGCAACAATGGCGGTACCGACTGCGGGATACCCCCCGTCGTCCAGAAAAATTCGCAGCAGATCCCAAATGCCATACGCGGAAATTAGCCAGGTCAGTCCCGTATTGGCGTAAACCGTCCAAGGCTTATGCTGTTTCACGCACTTGTAAGCAATGATCAGGACGGCCGCCAAAGCAGCCAGCAGAATTCCCGATGTCCCGCCTGTATAATAAAGCAAAGATTTCGGCGAATGCATCATTGCCTTCGCGTTAAAAACGAACGGACTGAGTCTCCATATCAAAATGCCGATCAAAAGCGCAACCATAAGATCGTCCAATACTGCCTTTCGAAGCCGGGTATCCAAATGTCTTGTCCGGAAAAGAATGACCAGATATCCGGTGGACGCAGCAATGATTGCCATAATCAATGAGTACTTTAGCATGATCGGACCGATCATAATCACCTGCAATATGTACGGCTCCTTCCTTTCATTGATTGTAACGGTTCCAGGCTGGTATACCGCAAGGCCCTTCAGTTCCCCCGCCTTATAGCAAGAAAGAACCCGGCAAAGCTAGGCCTGGTTCTTTCAGTAATGCAACTTCTCGACCATCAAGTCGTTAAAAAATCAGCAACCGACCGAGCGGCAGCAGCAGCCGCAATTCCAAGGAGCTTTGACGTTGCTTGGAGCATATATCCTCAAGAAACCATACCTCTTCAGCATACGTGCCGCCTTTTTGGTCTTGCGGACGTTTTCTGCCAAAATGACCACAGGCGCTTCGGATGTAAGCTGCGACTCATGAACATAGGGCAGTCTGCCTATGGAAATATTGATCGAACCCGGAACATGATGCTTTATATAATCTACCTGATCCCTTACATCAAGCAATTGCATTCCATGCCGATCCTTTTCATATGAATATAGATCTTCATTGCTAATAAAGGTCAGACCTTGAACCGGGGTCAGTTCCCGAACAACCCATACAACAGCCGTTGCGGCAGCAAACAATGCAAACAATATCCACAGTATCAATTTCGTTCCTCCTTGAACCGTGTCTTGTTTAACGACGTAATTACATACCCAGAGGGGTATAAGAACATTATAGAAGCGCTCATTCTAAAAATCAACAAAAATTATTCATCACCCTTGTGAGATCGAATCGGCAATCCGCAGCTGCTGATTGGCAAACTCCCGATACATGGCATGGTTTTCAACCATTTCATGATGCGTGCCTCTTCCCGTTATATGCCCTTTTTCAATAAACAGGATCTGGTCGGCATCCACGACAGTAGACAAACGATGGGCTATAACCAGCGTTGTGCGCCCTTTCATCAGATTTTGCAGCGCCTTCTGCACAAAAACCTCCGACTGGCTGTCCAGACTTGAAGTCGCTTCATCCAACATCAGAATTTGCGGGTTCCGGAGAAGCGCACGGGCAATGGAAATCCGTTGCCGCTGACCTCCCGATAATTTGATCCCGCGTTCTCCAACTTCGGTCTGATAACCCTCAGGCAATTCATCGATAAATATGTCGGCATACGCCATATGGGCAGCATGTTTGAGTTCTTCCTCGCTTACTTCGCGGTCCATGCCGTAACATATGTTATCCCGGATTGTCCCTGCCACGATCGGACTTTCCTGCGGGACGTATCCGATTTGCTTGCGCCATGACTGGAGTGAATATTCGCTGACATCCTCTCCTCCGACCCGGATGACCCCGCTGTCAGGAAGATAAAAACGTTCCAGGACGGAAAACAGTGTGGTTTTGCCACCCCCGCTCGGTCCGACAACAGCCGTCACTTTCCCCGGTTTCAGCGTAAAACTGATGTCATGCAGAACGGTATCGCCTTTTTCATATGAAAAATGAACATGCTCAAGCTCGATGGTTTGAATGGGACCGGACAGCGTTTTGCCTTCCGATACGTTTTCCTGTCTATCTTCCAGTATATTGACAATACGTTCCGTAGCCCCCACCGATTTTTGCAGTTGTGTAAAAAACATCGTAATCTGGTTCATCGGCATGATAATCTGTACCAGATATAAAATAAATGCCACCAAATCACCTGCGGACAGCGCCCCGCTTGATACTCGCAAGCCACCGTACCCGATAATAAGCACCATGAGACCCATCATTACAAAAGAAATAATCGGACCGATAAAAGCCTGGATTTTGCCCTCACGTATGCCGAGCCTCAACAATCCCTGAATCGCCTTTTGACCGACTTCCGTTTCCCGGTCTTCCGCATTGGAGGCTTTTACAAGCCGAATCTCGGAGAGGACCTGATTCAGGATCGTCGTAAAATCGGCGGTCTCATCCTGCAGACGGCGCGAGATGTGAAGCATAACCCGGCCGAGCGGAACCAAAACCGCAGCCGTAACGGGAATTGCCGCAAGGATAATCAGCGTCATTTTCCAATCGAGAAGCAGCAAAATGACGATTGCCCCCACCATCGAAATCACGCCGTTAAAAAATCCCGTGACATGCTCGGACACAAGTCCCTTCAGCACCGCAGTGTCATTTGTCATCCGGCTAATCGTATCGCCTGTCCGGTGATTGTCGTAGTATGGAATGGGCAGCTTCAGCAGCTTTTTCCAGAGACGGTCGCGCAGCTTGGCAACCACCTCTTGTCCCAACCTGTTCAGCAAATAAATCGATACCCCGCCGGAAATGGCGGAAACCACGAAGCTTACCACAAGCAAAACAATTTGAACGGGTTTGATGTCGTTCACCGTAAAACTGTCCACCAGCCCTTTGGTAAACAAAGGCACCACAAGACTCACCAAAGTGGAGAAAATGCTTAAAACCGCCGCCACAGAAAGCATCCAGGCGGATGGCTTGGTTTGGCGGACCAGGTGGACAAACGCTTTCCAGTTCCCTTTTTGATAACCTTCTTTCATTTTATGATTTCTCCTATCCATGTATAATAATGTTAACATCCTTTTCTTAACTAATTATACATTCACTAATGTATGAAGTCATATCTTGGAGGTGAGCGTGCACATGAAAGAGAATTGGGAACGGCCGGCTGCTCCGGCGCCAATGAACCAGACCCAGGCTTCCGCACTGGTCTCGGACTTATTTCCCGGAAAACAGGTCTTGCAGGTTGAACGAATTGGAACAGGCCTCAGCAACTCCAACTACGTCATCAGGTTTTCAGGCATGTCAGTTCCATACATACTAAGAGTATATCGGGAAGGGGCATGGATTGCCGAAAAAGAACAGGCTATTCATCAGCTTGTAATGAATTCGGCGCCCGTTCCGCAGATTTTATATATGGATGCGAGCTGCACACGGTTAAGCCAACCTTATGCCGTACTGGAATGGATGCCGGGAAAACTGCTGCGGGATGTACTCCAAAACGGTGATGCCGATGAAATTTCCCGATGCGCCGCTTCCGCCGGGGCAGCGTTGGCCCAAATCCACAGCCATCAGTTCGAAGAACCGGGGTTCTTTGGCAGCGAACTGAATATCGCCCAACGCATCAAGATGGATGCGGACACATTTACGGCTTTTATCGACGACAGCCTCGAGCAGCAAAACGCCGGCCAATATCTTGGGAGCGGCATTGCACGCCGATTGCAAGAATGCTGCGCAAAACTCGCCCCCTACTTGGATGAGCAAGCCGGTAAACCGGTGCTGGTTCATTCCGATTACAACGGTCTCAATATCCTGTTCAAAGACGGCGCCGTATCGGCCGTTCTCGATTGGGAGTTCGCGTATTCAGGCAGCCGGCTCTGCGATATTGGAAATATGTTGCGATACGAAAAACCGGACTCTATATTCGAACAAGCCTTTATAAAGGGCTATGTAGAAGCTGGAGGGCAGCTCCCCTTCAACTGGCGTATGCTTGCCAGACTGGAGGATCTCGTTGCTCTCTGCGATTTGTTGAACCGATCGACACCGGCCATGCCGAACCGCATTTCGGATTTGAAGTCGTTGATTGCAAACAGCATTGAGGAACTCAGTCTATGCATGGGCTAACGAAACACATAATCGTTATTCGAGCAAAAAAGAGCTTCTAAAACTTTATATGAAAATATGCTTTTGCTGTTTTTGAGACAAAAACCATAACATTTTCATTGTTGGTGTTGACCGTGAGGTTATGTGAGTTTCTAACGGACACCACAGCCGCTAAGAGGTCAAAAACAGCCTTTTTTAAATTTTAACGGACACCACGACGCTTAATTGCTCCAAAACACCACCACAAAGGGACTTTTTGATTAAATAGCGGCGTCTGTGTCCGTTAGAATTCAAAACGGTCGAAATCATCCTCGATAGCGTCCGCTGTGTCCGTTAGAATTCTGCGCAGGTCAGCATCGTGTCATTTTGCGGCTCTGGCTCTGTACTTCTCAGAATTTCACTGAAGATTTGGAATGAGGTGCTGCCCCAAATGTAAGGTTCAATTGGTCTTGAAAACAGCCGACCTCATAGACTGCGAACTCCAATTAATTGCAAAAGTGCAGTTTTTGGAGCTCGAATTGCAAAAAAATATCAAATGGTTGCGATAGTGCATTTATTTTCTCGTTCGAAGGATAAATGTAAATATAACAACGTAAAAAGATGCACTTTTGCAGGCTTTCTCCTGAAATTGGGCTAATACGATTGAAAAACCTGCACTTTTGCAACAATCTCGAATTTTCCCTTTACATCACATCGCAGTACATCAAAGCAAATCGCAACTGGCGAGTATAATCAAAAAAGTCTATCCAAGAAGGGAATTACGGATGAGCCAGTCCCAAATTTAGAACAACAAAGCCTTCAAAACCACCGCAGCAGCGGGTTTGAAGGCTTCTTTATTGTTTGAAATCCTGCCTGTGGCGGGGCTTAAAAAGCATAAACGACTTTTAGGACAGCCCCTTCTCAGGCAATCTAGGACGCGGATTCTACCTGCGTCTTTTTGGTTCAAGCTCATCCATGAGGACCGATTCCGGCAGCTTGATCCCGCGGATTCTACCCGCGTCTTTTTAGTTCAAGCAAACTTGCACCCTTATTTTCTTTAAAAATTCTAAATGTTCTATGGAATATCATTTTTCTATAAGTCCTATTGAAAATCATTTTTCAGCTGACGTTCCTGCTTCCCCTCAGATTTATAATGCTCAGGAATTTTACCATACGTGCCTAACCGCCAAATCCATTCCAGAGGTCCCATAGCAAAACGTTTCAACCACATGGTGCTGATCACCATTTGGAGCAGCAGAATCTCTGCGGCAATCATGGCCAAGATCAAATAATAAGCACGCCCGCTCAGGCCCAGCACTGCATCCAATGTTAAAATGATGACGGTCTGCATAATGTAATTGGTCAGCGCCATGCGTCCGAGCCGATTCAGCGGCATCAGCCACTTTCTCATGAACGGATACTGCAAAAGCAGCGTAAGCGACGTGACGTAAAATACATCTTCCGCAATGGCCCCCGCCGCCATCCCAACATCGAGCATCCCGGTTCGATCAATAATGGCATACTGCGCCCATAAGCCGAACGGGATGAGGACCAGCGAAACCACCTGCGCAATGATCCAGCGCTTCTTATATTGGCCCACCTGCTCAAATATGCGGCTTTGGCCCGCCCACAGGCCCAGTACAAACATGCTGAGACTCATGCCGAGAGCTCCAAAACTTTGGCCCAAAACCAAGATCACGATTCCCAGAAACAGATTGACTGCAGGTTTCAAATTATACAACGGCAGCAGCAGGAAGCCCAAAATCGAATACAGCATCAACGCTTCTCCAGGCTGGAACTTGCTATGGATAAACCCGAATACGAGCAGAATCAGCAGCCTTCGCACAAACAAGAGATAGGCTTTATCCCCTCTCGCTTTGGCGCGGGAAATAAACAAGTAAAAACCTATACCGAATAAAAAGCTGAATATCGTATAAAAACGGCCGTATATCCCATAATCAATTAGTTTTAATACGCCAACCTCAAGCTGGCTCCAAAATCCATAATCCTGCGGCATATGCTCATAAGGAATCATCTGAAAGATGTTGATGAAGATAATCCCGACAAGCGCAAATCCGCGCAAATAATCCAGGACGTCAATTCGTTTCATGGTGAATCCGTTCATCACCTTTCTAAACCATCACCCTTTTCAGTTTTTGAATATATCTGGTGCTGACCAGCAGGAAATACAGCGTCTGGGCTGCAAGAAATGCCGCCGAAGCGATTAGGACAGGCTGATTGACGTCATCCAAACCAAATCCTTCCCGCACCCGGTTTAACACCACAAGTGTCTGGATTGCCGAGACGATTATCGGCGTAAAAAACAATACCGCAATTTGAATCGCCGATGATTTGCCCATTTCGCCCGGCTGCAGGCCGATTTTGGACATGGCGGTGTACATCTCTTGATCCTGCCGGAGTTCGGAATGAAGTTTGAAGTAGAGGAAGCTGGCCGAACAGACCGATAGCAAGGAAGCGATAAACACGCCGACGAAGCTCATCATCGCTACCCCTTGTTCTTGCATGGCATACCTTCCCCCGCGGCTATCCAGAAGATTGGCCGAGTGTTCTACGGAATTCTGTTTATACGCCCATTGTTGAAGCTCCAGGCCTAGCTTGTACTCCTGATCCTCTCTTCCCGGTTTGCCCGCATTGGTCCAGGCAGGAACCATATAAATGTACACGTCGTTGATCCGATAGCTTTTATTTTCCGGAATTTGTTTTGTCAGCTTTTCATAAACCGGACGGGATACGACGAGCATATTCGTACCGGACAAGGGCGAAACCTCCTGTTTTGTCCGGATCTCCTTCATGATCTGCAGCTGCAGATCCGGATCCGCAAGCTTCACAGCGGAATTTTTGCCCCAATCCGGATTATTGCGCGCTTCATTATCGGATTGCACCAGCACGGCCTGATCACCCTGTAGAGAACTTGCTGCATCCAGCCCAAGCGCCTTCGCAATCTTTAAGTAAGTATCCGCCGGAACGATCGCAACTTCCGGTGTACGACCGGAGGCTTTGGCAGCAAAAGATTCCGTCCGGAACATTTGATATTCGATGCCTGTTTCGTCCAACTTTTGCCCAATCACCATTAGATCATTTTCTCCCCGGCTTGGATCATTCAAGAAAAAACGGATTGCATAAGGGTTATTTTCGTATGCCCTCAGGTTGCCCAAATTCACGGACATGACAAAAGCGACAGCCATGCAGCAAATAGCGGTCACGACGGTAACCATAAACAGAACCCGCGCGTTATCCTTGATTTTATAAGCCATTTCAGAAATCCAGATCA
Encoded proteins:
- a CDS encoding family 78 glycoside hydrolase catalytic domain → MNQSVLPEWKASWIWGSGEPSPRNEWRCFRRVFTSGSSVRSAKLRISADSRYVLYIDGKLLGRGPVRSWPSAWAYDEYEISHLLEAGKETVIAVLVMHYGISTFQYIRGRGGLLVQLDMQNADSGFASGGSNPIDWSIVSDASWKTAIHQGHDPNSSRISCQIAFTEIMDAGKWDGRWVTAAYDDSGWEQASVIGPVGVKPWTELVPRDIPYLTEEPVYPSRVESLHGVKPPAWSAVIDLYGMMSPDSGYHANNIAFCGYLATRMMLEESAPFTIGIPDSGRIAPVIRIDGHQYESEDYTGEEPERYLNVFLEAGEHFLLLDVTGVSHGHGFHIGFDCEVPFQLQAIDVTEAKALATGVSSGEESEASAVEAAGSAAQPYPPEFSLVGPFDAVAIIDHQPTRPLNREHPAYQAIRHAASASGLQPFEAWIRSVDAPFINRNDVFAACVWKKAETVQQMPASLQHAVTAGPDAAVLPVLQGMDTEIVIDFGRELSGYISFELDAASGTVIDLYGFEFMKDGWRQHTYQLDNTLRYRCREGRQVYTSLIRRGLRYLALTARGASRPVRLFEVKMIQSNFPVANIGSFRSSDAMLNEIWRISRDTTRLCMEDTFVDCPAYEQAYWVGDARNEALVGYYAFGAKEIVERCLKLVPGSDFQTPLYADQVPSGWNSVIPNWTFFWVTACLEYYQYAGRDSFLKEIWPHVKRTMEQYLKHIDDKGLFAFDGWNLLDWAPFEQPNEGVVAPQNMFLYRTLNHAAEIGTIAGDQESSERFREEAAKLKTSINAHLWDESRQAYADCIRRDGSFSETLSAQTQVAAHLCDVAEGERLEKLKSYILDPPQSFVKIGSPFMSFFYYEALARMGRLDVMVNDMRESYGIMIENGATACWEMYPWSGYFKDPRILTRSHCHAWSAGPAYFLGAHILGVQGASPGWSKVKVAPQPCGLKRASGSVPLPDGGRIDVSWRVEGKDQLLLTIAAPSQVEIEIVAPESYKLKVEYGN
- a CDS encoding heavy metal translocating P-type ATPase; translation: MLILYRSLDRRLFKMAEATGRVKRELVLDGLDCANCAMKIEDNVKKMDGIRSCSVNFVKQTLIYETDEENEALLYDVKKKIKKLEPHITVMDHPSAGHKKQGGHHDHQHGHDHGHEHGHAHGHDHGAEGHSHAHDHGSGGTKKMAIRLVVGAALTAAGLLIDAGPYVELAIFLAAYLVAGADIVLQAVKNIIRGQVFDEYFLMSVATIGAFGVGQYPEGVAVMLFYQLGEMFQGIAVNRSRKSISAMMDLRPDFANLKVGSDTKRVAPEEVQVGDYIVVKPGEKVPLDGVVVEGSSMVDTSALTGESVPREIETGHDVLSGFINKNGVLTIKVTKGFGESTVSKILDLVQNASSKKAPTENFITKFARYYTPVVVIVAVLLALVPPLVISGAAFSDWIYRALIFLVISCPCALVVSIPLGFFGGIGAASKAGILIKGSNYLEALNDVKYVVFDKTGTLTKGAFKVTDIRPTLEGMNKEQLLEIAAYAEFHSTHPIAESIRTAYGRELDEGRIESYNEISGHGIQVQVDGKAVLAGNTKLMDKESIVFKQPELAGTTVHISVDGRYAGYITISDEVKEDAAEAIRTLKQMGKKTVMLTGDSKAVGEAVGRSLGLDEVHAELLPQHKVEEIEKLDSKKSAKEKIVFVGDGINDTPVLARADVGVAMGGLGSDAAIEAADVVIMTDEPSKIGTAIHIAKRTRSIVWQNIVFALGVKAIFLLLGAFGIATMWEAVFSDVGVTLIAVLNAMRVLKAK
- a CDS encoding rhodanese-like domain-containing protein; this encodes MILWILFALFAAATAVVWVVRELTPVQGLTFISNEDLYSYEKDRHGMQLLDVRDQVDYIKHHVPGSINISIGRLPYVHESQLTSEAPVVILAENVRKTKKAARMLKRYGFLRIYAPSNVKAPWNCGCCCRSVGC
- a CDS encoding ABC transporter ATP-binding protein, with protein sequence MKEGYQKGNWKAFVHLVRQTKPSAWMLSVAAVLSIFSTLVSLVVPLFTKGLVDSFTVNDIKPVQIVLLVVSFVVSAISGGVSIYLLNRLGQEVVAKLRDRLWKKLLKLPIPYYDNHRTGDTISRMTNDTAVLKGLVSEHVTGFFNGVISMVGAIVILLLLDWKMTLIILAAIPVTAAVLVPLGRVMLHISRRLQDETADFTTILNQVLSEIRLVKASNAEDRETEVGQKAIQGLLRLGIREGKIQAFIGPIISFVMMGLMVLIIGYGGLRVSSGALSAGDLVAFILYLVQIIMPMNQITMFFTQLQKSVGATERIVNILEDRQENVSEGKTLSGPIQTIELEHVHFSYEKGDTVLHDISFTLKPGKVTAVVGPSGGGKTTLFSVLERFYLPDSGVIRVGGEDVSEYSLQSWRKQIGYVPQESPIVAGTIRDNICYGMDREVSEEELKHAAHMAYADIFIDELPEGYQTEVGERGIKLSGGQRQRISIARALLRNPQILMLDEATSSLDSQSEVFVQKALQNLMKGRTTLVIAHRLSTVVDADQILFIEKGHITGRGTHHEMVENHAMYREFANQQLRIADSISQG
- a CDS encoding phosphotransferase family protein, producing the protein MKENWERPAAPAPMNQTQASALVSDLFPGKQVLQVERIGTGLSNSNYVIRFSGMSVPYILRVYREGAWIAEKEQAIHQLVMNSAPVPQILYMDASCTRLSQPYAVLEWMPGKLLRDVLQNGDADEISRCAASAGAALAQIHSHQFEEPGFFGSELNIAQRIKMDADTFTAFIDDSLEQQNAGQYLGSGIARRLQECCAKLAPYLDEQAGKPVLVHSDYNGLNILFKDGAVSAVLDWEFAYSGSRLCDIGNMLRYEKPDSIFEQAFIKGYVEAGGQLPFNWRMLARLEDLVALCDLLNRSTPAMPNRISDLKSLIANSIEELSLCMG